AGGCATCTTTTCTCATGGATTGTACCTGTTACGCTCTAGTGACATGGCATGTCTCACTCACAGATCAACTCCGCAGTTTCTTTATCATCAACGACTTTGACATCCTTCCAGTCGTGTTTTGTCTAGGATTTTTCCCACTTTTTCTGTTCAGTCTCAAGTCTGTGATGTTTGCCAGTTTTCTAAACAATCTCGTTTTCCATTTCCTAACTCTGTGACTCGAGCTACAATGCcttttgaattaattcattctgatttatggggtcctgctccaattgatgcttatgatgggtataaatatttcgttatctttatagatgattggtcacgtgctacatggatttatttactcaaatccaaaactgaagtttcatctGTATTTGTGGATTTTCATTGTATGATCCGCAACCAATTTGATGCACAGGTTAAAATTTTTAGATCCGATAATGACACTGAGTTTGTCAAAGGCCCTCTTCCAGGTTATTTGCGTAGTCATGGTATTATCCATCAAACTGGCTGTGTTGGTACTTCACAGCAAAATGGTATTGCTGAAAGGAAACTCCGTCATATTCTGGAAACAACCCGTGCTCTTATGATTCAGATGCATGTTCCAAAGAAATTCTGGTCTCATGGTTCTCTGACGGCCACTTACTTGATCAATCGTCTGCCTAGTCGTGTGCTTGAGTTCAAATatccattagaggttttaaaACATCATCAGCCTGACATTTCTCATCTTAGAGTTTTCGGTTGTGTGTGTTATGTACATTTACAGGCAAAGCATCGTGATAAACTGGATTCACGGGCAACTAAGTGTGTGTTCTTTGGTTACTCTTCTACAAAGAAAGGATATATTTGTTATCATCCACCCACTAGAAAGCTACAGATTTCTCGTGATGTTGTGTTTGATGAAACATTGGCTTATTTTCAGTGTGATTCTGGCAGTCGgtctcagggggagtgttatacagATTTGGCCCCACTTCCAGTTATCAATGAGATACCTACTGCAACAGATTCCCACAGAGATAATGGTGATGGGGTAGAGTTGGTGGACTTACCTACTGCAgtgttggatgtgcataatgaagcagttcatgaagaagcttcagacaataatgttaatgttactgatgataatacaggactacaagatgtgccgcatcaagttccagaaactgaggttatggttccacaaccagtggtaccaattgtcagaacctcaagtcgtgagaagaaggctccagagaaatacaaatatttctttacatatcattccgctgcgtatcctatacaagcacatttaacttatgatcatgtaggttcttcacactcttcctttctaagtgctatatccagtcatcaagaacctaaaaactataatgaagcaaagtctaatccaaaatggagggcaccaatggagaatgagttagtgccttagatgtaaataatacatacagtattgtcaagttgcctcccgggaagaagactgttggatgtagatgggtgtacaaaattaaatacagaaGTGATGGAACTGTTGAGCGTTATAAGGCAAGATTAGTGGCAAGAGGTTTTACTCAGAGATATGGAGAAGACTACACAGAAACTTTTGAACCAGTTGCAAAGATGAATACTTTTCGTGTTCTTATGTCTCTTGCAGTTAATAAAGATtggaaattgtttcaaatggatgtgaaaaatgcattcttacaaggtgatctagaagaagaggtgtatatgagtataccacctggacaccctcgagaaggagagagcaatatggtttgcaagcttaagaaggcaatatatggtttaaagcaatcaccacgtgcatggtatgcaaagctaagttcagtactcatccagaataagttcaaaaggagctctgccgattcttccttgtttattaaaagaagtaatcttggtacaactatagttctagtgtatgttgatgaccttgtgattacaggagacaatcaacaagaaattagaaatcttaaagcaatgcttcattccagattttacatcaaggatttaggaatactgaagtatttcctgggattaaaagttgcttactcaaagaagggtatttttctgaatcaaagaaatatgtgttggacctgctgaaggctacaggaaaaatgggagtaaagccttgtgatactcctacagaaattggcaacaaacttgataatgatggtgatgtgTTAAGTGATACTGGGTCATATCAAAGGTTAGTAGGCAAGTTAATTTATCTCACTGTTACCAGACCTGACATAGCACATGCAGTAAGCTTAGTCAGTCGTTATATGCATACACCTCGTGTTAAACATCTAAATGCAGTAACTATGATTCTACAGTATTTAAAAGGATCACCAGGAAGaggagttttgatgacaaagaatgaagcctattcaatttctagctactgtataacagcatattcagatgctgattatgctggatgtccagttgatcgtaaatcaacaacagggtactgcatattctttggtggtaatctggttacatggagaagcaagaaattgtttctcgatcaagtgctgaagcagaatacagatccatggcttcaacaacttgtgagattgtttggctgcgagcattacttaaagatttgggttttctgtcacctcagccagctaagatgttttgtgacaatcaagcagcgatacaaatcgcatcaaatcccacctttcatgagcgtacaaagcatatagaagtggattgtcattttgttagagagaaggtattggccaaagtaatatgcactcccttcgttcgtagtcatcaacaactggcagatgtttttactaagggtttacctgtcaagcaattcaatggaattctatccaagttgggctccattgatatcttcgcaccaacttgagggggagtgttggaacaaaggagaatatttggtttctctatttatgattggcttacactgcaagaaaatattctctagatatgttgctatctatacgaatatgtggcatgtatagaatatatatatacacttcttgtaaaacctccattgataataagaaatcctaatcattcttctcccgtggacgtaggctatagccgaaccacgttaaactgtgtttcttctttaatatgttttagttaactgcataacatcttatgcagatccaatattgactgcataacatcttatgcataccaaCAGGAATATATGCCCTTCCACGAGGAAAAAACAAATAATATTCCCTTACGAATTTTAGGTGTACTACTAAGAGGTAAATGCTTGACCAATGCAACAGCCACTTGCAGAAGAATCTCCTTTATTTGGAAAATTTTAGTTTCTAAATAAGTTCGACCATAATGTTCATCTATAAGACTTTGTCTAAATCTTTTTTTCCATGAAAATAAATGATTTGATACGGTCTCCTCTTGTGCAAAAATACGTAACGTATGTATGGCGTTTTCCCACTAAGGTGCAACATCAAATCAAATGCTACTAAATAACAAGTCTTTGGTCCATACTCCCTGACTTCAACAAAACCGCGTAATTCTAAGCTAACTTAAAAATCACTTGGAATTCTTTTTCAAATCTCAAATTCTCTCatactattttttatttttcttagaggTTCTAAAACTATGAAATTCTTCATTTACATATGGATTCCAAAGAGTACTCTCAGCTCTTTGTTATGTTAACAATTCTtttcttacattttcagttcatgtttcaatcttcactagcttcttcttcttctttatcaatATCTGAAACTTCAAACCAAGTTCTAATTTGTTCATTAATACCATcatcatcactaggttcaggatcCCATCAAAAATCATTCCTAAATTGCACTAATTTTCCAAAAACTAATCAAATTCCTGTCATTTCACCAAATGTGTCAATATCAGCGATCACTGGGGGCGATGGGTTCCAATGTATTTTAAGTCCAACATCATCAGAAACCTGTGTTCTTCATTGCTGGAGATTCTCCGGGGATGGTACGGATATTCGGTTCAAGAGGATTTATAGAGGTCCAATGCTCGGGGAGCTTGTGTCCGGGAATTCGCACATTTGCGCTAGAGTTACTAGTACTAATCGTGTAGAATGTTGGCAATGGCAAGAATTTGATTCTGCAGGTAGTTATAACTTAACTGGGATATCCGTAGGAGGAGAATTTTTATGCGGGTTGACAGAATCCAAAACAATCAAATGCTTAGGAAATTATGGAGATGTTGTTGGTGCTCCGCCGAACGGGACTTTTAATCTTGTGAAGGCCGGAAATCGCCACGCCTGTGCTGTTTCAACTGATGGAAGTCTAAAatgttggggagaaatggttggAGAAGTTCCACCAGGGGACTTCGTAGATCTAGCATCGGGAAATTATCGAACTTGTGCTCTTCGCGTTAACGGGACAATGGCTTGTTGGGGAGGGGATGGCAATTTCATGTTACCGGAGGAATTACGAGATACGGAGTTTATTCGGATTGAAGCGAAAAACAGTGTTTTCTGTGGAGTTGTTACAAAGAATTTATCAGTTATTTGTTGGGGTAACAATGAGTATTTTAGTAATTATTCAATGGTTTTTAGATATGTGCAACCTGGACCTTGTTCCATAACCTGTCCCTGCAAAATTGTTGCGGATTCTGAAAGATTTTGCAGCAAAGGCAGTATTTGTCTTCCTTGTAGTAGTCCAAAATCACCGGCATTGCAACTATCTCCGCCGCGGCCGCCAGAGTCTGCACAACCCGGAAGCTGCGGAAATGACAAGAGAAGAGTGGCATTTCTAGTGGTGGGTTCTGTGGGAACATTGTCATTGATACTTGTTTGTGGTTTCTTTCTATTCAAATTTTGTAAGAATAGAGTTTGCCGAATTCATGATTCAGGTCGGTTGGATCAAGTTACTGAGCAGCCATCTCCACTCCGGTCTATCCGGCGCAGTGGATCTCAAATCCGTGCACAGGCTTCTCAAGAAAGGAGACTTGGCAAACTGTATAGTATGAATTATTTGGAAGAATTCGGTCTGGAAACACTACTCAGAGTCACCAAAAATTTCTCAACAGGGAACAAAATCGGGCACGGAAGTTTTGGTCTGGTTTACCGGGCAATCCTAGACGACGGACGAGAAGTTGCAATTAAGCGAGCTGTATCGATCTCAAGGTCATGTCATGCttcagctgcagcaacaacagctgcGACGAAACGCCAAAATGACAAGGAGAATGCATTCATAGCAGAACTCGCTTACCTCTCCCGGCTCAACCATAAAAACCTGGTCAGACTCTTGGGCTATTGCGAGGAACAAAATGAATGCGCATTAGTGTACGAGTACATTGCTAATGGCACACTCCATGATCAGTTACACAAACCCGAGCCAGCCCCGCCGCTCAGTTCATGGATGGCTAGATTAAAAGTTACGCTAGACGCAGCTCGAGGGATTGAATATCTTCATTCATATGCTGTTCCGTCAATCATTCACCGCGACATCAAATCCTCCAACATTTTGCTAGATGCGTCTTGGACAGCTAAAGTTGCAGATTTCGGGTTATCGTTGATAGGTCCTAAAGTTCACGAGCCGTATTTGTCGTTACGGGCAGCTGGGACTGTTGGTTATATGGATCCTGAGTACTTCAGATTACAACAGTTAACAACCAAAAGCGACGTTTACAGTTTCGGGGTGGTATTACTAGAATTACTAACCGGGTTCAAGGCAATACACCTAAACGAAGCCGGTGCACCAAGAAACATTGTCGATTATATTGTGCCGTATATCCTAGAAGACAGAATGCATTGTGTGTTAGACCCAAAATTATCAGCTCCGACACCGTATGAAATCGAAGCTGTTACCCAGTTGGGGTACTTAGCAGCTGATTGCGTGAATCTAGAGGGACGAAATCGGCCATCCATGAATGAAGTTGTAAGCTGTTTGGAAGATGCATTGGCTGATTGTGAGGTGCCACAACAAGTACTACAGTCTCCATCAAGCATTAGATCAACAAGTAGGTGAATGATGGTACTGTAATGCTTGAGACTTCCATCCTTTCATGCAAGTCTAGCGACCCATCCGTGACAAAAAGATCAGGTTTcattcttttagtcatgaataatgtAATGTAAAGAATTCTTGGACTCACATTATGACTATAGTTTAGATTATTAATAAGAGGTTACTTTGACATTTCTTAACCCCAGAAAATTGAATTCTTaaacgtgttcatacttttttctttctcttttttgctTTTACGATCTACTATGAAAGAAGGTGTCACTGGAGTAGAGTGGTAAAAGAATTAAGTGACGTCACCAATGACCTGAGCTCCAAACTTTTTTCTAAAGTGACAAGGTATCCACCATACTACTAGAAGGTGGATCTTATGCAAAAGTTCAAAATGTGGGAAGTGTACTTTTTCTTCAGATTCTTTTCTAGAAACTTAAACTTTAGAATAACTGATGTTGATGCTTAGCTAACTGGGCCTGGGTTTATTATCCCCAAATGACCTCAGTGAGTCAATAATTGATGAACGaatttttagggaccatgattttattaggccacctttcttataattataaggggtgtcctaaagcgttgaaatgactaacctattcttaacctaatttaatttaaaaccaacccaataaccacctgtatatatataaccaccaccaccacctccgattatcaccaccaccaccaccgctgattaccaccaccaccaactccgattatcaccaccaccaaccaccgattaccaccaccacctccgattaccaccaccaccaaccaccaccaccactatatatatagcttaatttaaaacattaacaaagatattctcacaaacccattacttgtcattcgtttttggttgaataaatgagaagtaatcattaaaatgagttg
This DNA window, taken from Papaver somniferum cultivar HN1 chromosome 3, ASM357369v1, whole genome shotgun sequence, encodes the following:
- the LOC113356554 gene encoding serine/threonine-protein kinase-like protein CCR4, which encodes MDSKEYSQLFVMLTILFLHFQFMFQSSLASSSSLSISETSNQVLICSLIPSSSLGSGSHQKSFLNCTNFPKTNQIPVISPNVSISAITGGDGFQCILSPTSSETCVLHCWRFSGDGTDIRFKRIYRGPMLGELVSGNSHICARVTSTNRVECWQWQEFDSAGSYNLTGISVGGEFLCGLTESKTIKCLGNYGDVVGAPPNGTFNLVKAGNRHACAVSTDGSLKCWGEMVGEVPPGDFVDLASGNYRTCALRVNGTMACWGGDGNFMLPEELRDTEFIRIEAKNSVFCGVVTKNLSVICWGNNEYFSNYSMVFRYVQPGPCSITCPCKIVADSERFCSKGSICLPCSSPKSPALQLSPPRPPESAQPGSCGNDKRRVAFLVVGSVGTLSLILVCGFFLFKFCKNRVCRIHDSGRLDQVTEQPSPLRSIRRSGSQIRAQASQERRLGKLYSMNYLEEFGLETLLRVTKNFSTGNKIGHGSFGLVYRAILDDGREVAIKRAVSISRSCHASAAATTAATKRQNDKENAFIAELAYLSRLNHKNLVRLLGYCEEQNECALVYEYIANGTLHDQLHKPEPAPPLSSWMARLKVTLDAARGIEYLHSYAVPSIIHRDIKSSNILLDASWTAKVADFGLSLIGPKVHEPYLSLRAAGTVGYMDPEYFRLQQLTTKSDVYSFGVVLLELLTGFKAIHLNEAGAPRNIVDYIVPYILEDRMHCVLDPKLSAPTPYEIEAVTQLGYLAADCVNLEGRNRPSMNEVVSCLEDALADCEVPQQVLQSPSSIRSTSR